In the Flavobacterium acetivorans genome, one interval contains:
- the menA gene encoding 1,4-dihydroxy-2-naphthoate octaprenyltransferase: MKHWIEAARLRTLPLSISGIIVGSMYALANPTDNILTPTEVFNWRLFGFAILTTLGLQILSNFANDYGDGMKGTDNEDRVGPKRAIQSGVISPEAMKRAIIITSLLTLLSAMLLIYYAFTDTNIFYSLFFLVLGILAIASAIRYTVGNTAYGYRGYGDLFVFVFFGLVSTLGVNFLYSKELDPLLFLPAAAVGLLSVGVLNLNNMRDEASDRKSNKNTIVVKIGGAKAKIYHYFLIISAMVLVVLFALLSGFKLDQYLFLLAYIPLTKHLINVHKNKEAKLLDPELKKLALSTFALSVLLALCMIYFFSDIIVNTLLGGR, translated from the coding sequence ATGAAACATTGGATTGAAGCCGCACGATTAAGAACATTGCCCTTATCCATATCTGGAATCATAGTGGGAAGCATGTACGCATTGGCTAACCCAACGGATAACATACTTACGCCGACAGAAGTTTTTAACTGGAGGTTATTTGGTTTTGCAATTCTAACGACTCTTGGATTGCAGATTTTGTCCAATTTTGCCAATGATTATGGAGACGGGATGAAAGGAACGGATAACGAGGATAGAGTTGGTCCTAAGCGTGCCATACAAAGCGGTGTAATTTCTCCTGAGGCGATGAAAAGAGCCATTATAATTACCTCTCTATTGACCTTGCTTTCTGCAATGCTGTTGATTTATTATGCATTTACAGATACAAATATTTTTTATTCTCTGTTTTTTTTAGTCTTGGGTATTTTGGCAATTGCTTCCGCAATTCGGTATACAGTTGGTAATACCGCTTATGGCTATCGCGGATATGGTGATTTGTTCGTCTTTGTTTTTTTTGGATTGGTGAGTACTTTAGGAGTTAACTTTCTCTATTCAAAAGAATTAGATCCATTATTGTTTTTACCGGCTGCTGCAGTGGGACTTTTGAGTGTAGGGGTTTTGAATTTAAATAATATGCGTGATGAAGCCTCGGATAGAAAGTCCAATAAAAACACCATAGTGGTAAAAATTGGTGGAGCCAAAGCAAAAATCTATCATTATTTTCTAATAATCTCAGCAATGGTTTTGGTGGTCCTTTTTGCGCTTTTAAGTGGTTTTAAACTAGATCAGTATCTTTTTTTACTGGCTTATATTCCTTTGACTAAACATTTAATTAATGTCCATAAAAACAAAGAGGCCAAGCTGTTAGATCCTGAGTTGAAAAAATTGGCTTTGAGCACTTTTGCGCTTTCAGTCTTACTTGCTTTATGTATGATTTACTTTTTTTCAGATATAATTGTTAACACGCTATTGGGCGGAAGATAA
- a CDS encoding PH domain-containing protein, whose product MEQQFNHPQRQSSIGVLVMFFDTLQQWARGLWPIMVVYAFRFNELNKVYFFLGISVFLLLIALVAYLKYLNFTFYLENENEEFIINEGILNKTKTIIQLDKIQQVDINQSLIQRLIGVYELNVDTAGSAKKEGKIKAISHPLALALKTRLLINDRKKRDAVVNEEFLQEEIIDEKPFIKISFLSLLKVGITSNYVKTLGLILAFLATIYENGKNFLPEEGFNEEEIGNYIDQSAVISSIVLVFFLMLILILVINLIRVVFKYFNYQLTKQNGSLLLSFGLLSTKSTIVKPEKVQIVTLSRNYFQKKMNILEIKIKQASSSDKENNKSIIEIPGCDDKEKEAIFKLLFHSIPEKGVVLKPNYRKLVFSIFLFIVLPLVGFYVIAHYIKPEFLEYVYVLPLYLLFVGLIVYFGYKNNRLYIHDDFIIKQSGAWDIDNKIIEPGKIQAITTSQLFWHKKADIGSLIIHTAGGDVAFQLGNFTSIKQYVNLWLYRIETANNNWM is encoded by the coding sequence ATGGAGCAACAATTTAATCATCCCCAAAGGCAGTCTTCCATAGGCGTTTTGGTAATGTTTTTTGATACTTTACAGCAGTGGGCGAGAGGTTTGTGGCCTATTATGGTTGTTTATGCTTTTAGATTTAACGAACTGAATAAAGTGTACTTTTTTCTGGGAATTAGTGTTTTTTTACTGCTAATTGCTTTAGTTGCTTATTTAAAATACTTGAATTTTACTTTTTATCTAGAAAACGAAAATGAGGAGTTTATTATCAATGAGGGAATTTTAAACAAAACAAAAACGATTATCCAATTGGATAAAATTCAGCAAGTCGATATCAATCAGTCTTTGATTCAAAGGCTTATCGGGGTTTATGAACTTAATGTGGATACGGCCGGCAGTGCTAAGAAAGAAGGAAAGATAAAAGCGATTTCACATCCTTTGGCCTTGGCCTTGAAAACAAGGTTGTTAATAAATGACAGAAAAAAGCGGGATGCCGTAGTTAACGAGGAATTTTTACAAGAAGAAATTATAGACGAAAAGCCGTTCATTAAGATTAGTTTTCTAAGTTTATTGAAAGTGGGGATTACGTCAAATTATGTAAAAACGCTGGGGTTGATATTGGCTTTTTTGGCGACCATTTATGAAAACGGAAAGAATTTCTTGCCAGAAGAAGGTTTCAATGAGGAAGAAATTGGGAATTATATCGATCAAAGCGCTGTTATTAGTTCAATTGTACTTGTTTTCTTTTTGATGCTGATTTTGATTTTAGTTATCAATTTAATCCGAGTTGTATTTAAATATTTTAACTATCAATTGACCAAACAAAACGGCTCTTTGTTGCTTTCTTTTGGATTATTAAGTACTAAAAGCACCATTGTAAAACCGGAAAAAGTTCAAATAGTTACCCTAAGCAGGAATTATTTTCAGAAGAAAATGAATATTCTGGAAATTAAAATAAAGCAGGCAAGCAGTAGCGATAAAGAAAATAATAAATCCATCATCGAAATTCCGGGTTGTGACGATAAAGAGAAGGAAGCTATTTTTAAGCTTTTGTTTCATAGCATTCCAGAAAAAGGCGTTGTGCTAAAACCGAATTACCGAAAATTGGTTTTTTCAATATTCTTGTTCATAGTTCTTCCACTTGTGGGGTTTTATGTTATTGCCCATTATATTAAACCGGAATTTTTAGAATACGTTTATGTCTTGCCTTTGTACTTGCTTTTTGTGGGACTGATCGTTTATTTTGGATACAAAAATAACAGACTTTATATTCATGATGATTTTATCATTAAGCAAAGCGGAGCTTGGGATATTGATAATAAAATTATTGAACCGGGTAAAATCCAGGCGATAACAACCTCACAGCTATTTTGGCACAAAAAGGCCGATATAGGTTCTTTGATAATTCACACAGCCGGCGGTGATGTTGCTTTTCAATTGGGGAATTTTACCAGCATTAAACAATATGTCAATCTTTGGTTGTATCGAATAGAAACCGCCAACAATAATTGGATGTAG